One Astatotilapia calliptera chromosome 1, fAstCal1.2, whole genome shotgun sequence DNA segment encodes these proteins:
- the marchf3 gene encoding E3 ubiquitin-protein ligase MARCHF3: MAPRTADMTVEDPVGRWESSPVEEVKFIPEPALDEELHSSSQEVMCYHGDTPTAECASITDSEEQFCRICHEGRASGELLSPCECSGSLASVHRSCLEQWLTASDSGHCELCHHQFVLERVPKPLTEWWCSPAMQQQRRTLCSDAACFLFITPLASLSGWLCIQGAMELYYTNGMEALGLLVLTLALIIIYVFWTVVSVRYHVHLFKTWKKTDQRVRLWVPVSAQTPPNQQVAPIHFLSKAINKETMV, translated from the exons ATGGCCCCTCGTACTGCAGATATGACTGTGGAGGATCCGGTGGGCCGGTGGGAGTCCAGTCCTGTGGAGGAGGTCAAGTTCATCCCTGAGCCCGCGCTGGATGAAGAgctccacagcagcagccagGAAGTGATGTGCTATCACGGAGACACGCCCACTGCGGAGTGTGCATCCATCACAGACAG TGAGGAGCAGTTTTGCAGGATCTGCCACGAAGGCCGGGCGTCAGGAGAGCTGCTGTCCCCCTGTGAGTGCTCCGGCAGCCTGGCTTCGGTGCACCGGAGCTGCCTGGAACAGTGGCTCACCGCCTCCGACAGCGGCCACTGCGAGCTctgccatcaccagtttgtGCTGGAGCGTGTGCCAAAGCCTCTGACTGAG TGGTGGTGCTCTCCAGCcatgcagcagcagaggaggacGCTGTGCAGCGATGCGGCCTGCTTCCTGTTCATCACGCCGCTCGCGTCTCTGTCGGGCTGGCTGTGCATTCAAGGAGCCATGGAGCTCTACTACACCAATGGGATGGAGGCCCTGGGACTCCTGGTGCTCACTCTGGCTCTCATCATCATCTATGTGTTCTGGACTGTG GTTTCTGTGCGCTACCATGTGCATCTCTTCAAAACCTGGAAGAAGACTGACCAGAGAGTTCGACTGTGGGTTCCTGTGTCAGCGCAAACACCTCCTAACCAGCAGGTGGCGCCCATACACTTCCTCAGCAAAGCCATCAACAAGGAAACGATGGTGTAG
- the LOC113027383 gene encoding LOW QUALITY PROTEIN: lamin-L(III)-like (The sequence of the model RefSeq protein was modified relative to this genomic sequence to represent the inferred CDS: deleted 2 bases in 1 codon; substituted 2 bases at 2 genomic stop codons): MASPICTPAATSTPAAASSSSGRSSRSAGRRSGAAAGLSASSTSPSRLSRLQEKDELRGLNDRLANYIQRVQELESERSYMLLKLEEKEEARSSVRRLYEEELADVRKSLDGLAQERAQLQIDYGNLCEEHRTLQARHQKKEGDLTNALAQLRRAEETLSLKDAEFTKLQSENRRLNGDLADLQSQLEQLEALLADTKNQLSSETLRRVEMESQVQTLKEELELHKNISEQEILEIRSRHESRLVEVDSGWRREFESKLAEAMQQLRQDSESQLQQYKEEIDRVFGSKLHNAQQDALEKNGVASATKDELDATKVRVETLSSXLQQCRKEKISLENRFQDLERTLDREREDWHQKLSQXEQELLNMRTQMFSQLEDYEHLMDVKVALDVEISAYRKMLEVEEQRFKLSPSPSQRTSIPRTHEHSGRKPRGKKRKYEGESGSSPAYKMSSRSMERGAVSVEEIDVDGKYVRLKNNSEKEQSVGGWVVRRVYPGAGDITFHIPASCVLAGGQTLTIWAAGAEVEVEPSDLVLQGHKSWGVITDIRVILLNSNHEEVAERRLCMLGGGEDDTGLEFDEEFVTGSEMQRFQRQDFSKETTCAVM; the protein is encoded by the exons ATGGCCTCGCCCATCTGTACCCCCGCGGCCACCTCCACCCCGGCGGCCGCCTCCTCCTCCAGTGGCCGATCCAGCCGCTCCGCCGGCCGGCGAAGCGGCGCGGCGGCCGGCCTGTCCGCCTCCAGTACCAGCCCGTCCCGCCTGTCCCGGCTGCAGGAGAAGGACGAGCTCCGGGGCCTCAACGACCGCCTCGCCAACTACATCCAGCGGGTGCAGGAGCTGGAGAGTGAGCGCTCCTACATGCTGCTGAAgctggaggagaaggaggaggccAGGAGCAGCGTGCGGAGGCTGTACGAGGAGGAGCTGGCCGACGTCAGGAAGTCCCTGGACGGCCTTGCCCAGGAGAGGGCCCAGCTGCAGATCGACTACGGGAATCTGTGCGAGGAGCACCGGACGCTCCAGGCGAG GCACCAGAAGAAGGAGGGCGATCTGACCAACGCGCTGGCCCAGTTGAGGAGAGCTGAGGAGACTCTGAGCTTGAAGGACGCCGAGTTCACCAAACTGCAGTCGGAGAACCGCAGACTCAACGGCGACCTCGCCGACCTGCAGAGCCAGCTCGAACAA CTGGAGGCTCTGCTGGCAGACACCAAGAAccagctgagctctgaaacacTGAGGAGAGTCGAAATGGAGAGCCAGGTGCAAACACTGAAAGAGGAGCTCGAACTGCACAAGAACATCAGTGAGCAG GAGATCCTGGAGATCCGAAGCAGACACGAAAGCCGCCTGGTGGAGGTGGATTCAGGGTGGAGGAGGGAA TTTGAAAGCAAACTGGCTGAGGCGATGCAGCAGCTGCGGCAGGACAGCGAGTCGCAGCTTCAGCAGTACAAAGAAGAGATCGACCGGGTTTTCGGCTCAAAG CTACACAACGCCCAGCAGGATGCGCTGGAGAAGAACGGCGTGGCTTCGGCCACAAAAGACGAGCTGGACGCCACGAAGGTCCGAGTGGAGACCCTCAGCTCGTAGCTGCAGCAGTGCAGAAAAGAA AAAATCTCTCTGGAGAACCGCTTCCAGGACCTGGAGAGGACTCTGGACAGGGAGCGGGAGGACTGGCACCAGAAACTGAGTCAGTAGGAGCAGGAGCTGCTCAACATGAGAACCCAGATGTTCAGTCAGCTGGAGGACTACGAGCACCTGATGGATGTGAAGGTAGCTCTGGACGTGGAGATCAGTGCCTACAGGAAGATGCTGgaggtggaggagcagag gtTTAAGCTGTCGCCCAGCCCCTCGCAGCGGACATCCATACCTCGAACGCACGAGCACAGCGGCCGAAAGCCCAGAGGGAAGAAACGGAAATACGAAGGCGAGTCGGGGAGCTCGCCCGCCTACAAAATGTCCAGTCGTTCGATGGAGCGCGGCGCCGTGAGTGTAGAAGAGATTGACGTGGATGGAAAATATGTTCGACTGAAGAACAACTCAGAGAAA GAGCAgtctgtgggtgggtgggtggtcCGGCGGGTTTACCCCGGCGCTGGAGACATCACCTTTCACATTCCCGCCTCCTGCGTCCTGGCTGGTGGGCAGACACTCACT ATCTGGGCAGCAGGCgctgaggtggaggtggagcccAGTGACCTGGTTCTGCAGGGCCACAAGAGCTGGGGGGTCATCACTGATATCAGGGTGATCCTCCTGAACTCCAACCACGAG gaagtggcCGAGCGCAGGCTGTGCATGCTGGGTGGGGGTGAAGACGACACTGGGCTGGAGTTTGATGAGGAGTTTGTCACGGGGAGTGAAATGCAGCGCTTCCAGAGACAG GATTTCTCGAAGGAGACCACTTGTGCTGTGATGTGA
- the gjd6 gene encoding gap junction protein delta 6: MTEWTLLKRLLDAVHQHSTMIGRLWLTVMVIFRLLIVAVATEDVYADEQEMFVCNTLQPGCSTVCYDAFAPISQPRFWVFHIISVSTPSLCFIIYTWHNLSKHNATQRLGQGAADAPGQGGRDGGREAYDRSCDSDSCSIQSHKHLGHSLANVLEGIAAKDLQRLDPKTLSQARACTFREGGTEAHAGSGGVLSKCYIFHVCLRAVLEVGFVLAQWKLFGFQVPVHFLCTSSPCSQPVDCYVSRPTEKTIFLLFMFCVGVFCILLNLLELNHLGWKKIRRAVRLQEHGSWGAYETFLPDSPSFTSSLGFRDVTSTTSLPTLNLVVGHQPDWTCAVDCGRMREPEEVREKRPEPLRREDSHKGERQPLKSKREISGSKHRSAEVWI; encoded by the coding sequence ATGACGGAGTGGACTCTGCTCAAGCGCCTCCTGGACGCCGTACACCAGCACTCCACCATGATTGGCCGGCTGTGGCTCACCGTCATGGTCATCTTCCGGCTCCTGATCGTCGCCGTGGCCACCGAGGACGTGTACGCCGACGAGCAGGAGATGTTTGTGTGCAACACGCTGCAGCCGGGCTGTTCCACCGTCTGCTACGACGCCTTCGCGCCCATCTCCCAGCCTCGCTTCTGGGTGTTCCACATCATCAGTGTGTCCACGCCATCGCTCTGCTTCATCATCTACACGTGGCACAACCTGTCCAAGCACAACGCCACCCAAAGGTTGGGGCAGGGGGCGGCCGACGCGCCGGGGCAGGGAGGCCGGGACGGCGGGCGAGAGGCCTATGATCGGAGCTGCGACTCAGACAGCTGCTCCATCCAGTCCCATAAGCACCTGGGGCACAGCCTGGCGAATGTGCTGGAGGGCATCGCCGCCAAGGACCTCCAGAGGCTGGACCCCAAAACCTTGAGCCAGGCCCGAGCCTGCACCTTCAGGGAGGGGGGCACAGAGGCTCATGCGGGCTCCGGAGGGGTTTTGTCCAAATGTTACATCTTCCACGTGTGCCTACGGGCTGTCCTGGAGGTGGGCTTCGTCCTGGCTCAGTGGAAGCTGTTTGGCTTCCAGGTGCCCGTCCACTTCCTGTGCACCTCGTCTCCCTGCAGCCAGCCGGTGGACTGCTACGTCTCCAGGCCCACGGAGAAGACCATCTTCCTGCTCTTCATGTTTTGTGTCGGGGTTTTCTGCATCCTGCTCAACCTGCTCGAGCTCAACCACCTGGGCTGGAAGAAGATCCGCCGGGCAGTGCGGCTGCAGGAGCACGGGTCCTGGGGAGCATACGAGACCTTCCTTCCAGACAGCCCCTCCTTCACATCCTCTTTAGGCTTCAGGGACGTGACCAGCACCACCTCGCTGCCCACCCTGAACCTGGTGGTGGGTCACCAGCCGGACTGGACCTGTGCGGTGGACTGTGGCAGGATGAGGGAGCCGGAGGAGGTCCGAGAGAAAAGACCGGAGCCCCTAAGGAGAGAGGACTCCCATAAAGGAGAGAGGCAGCCTTTGAAGAGCAAGAGGGAGATCAGTGGGTCCAAACACAGGAGTGCCGAGGTCTGGATTTAG